The genomic DNA CAGGGCGGAGATGTCGACGGACTGGATGGGGGCCTCCCAGTCCAGGCCGATGGATGTCTCCTGGTCGAAGAGCCCTCCCAGATGGCCGTTGACCATGGAGCCGAGCGCCGAGCGAATGGTGGCCATCTGCTCGCGGGTCCGTTGCACTTCGCCGTCGCGGACGCGAAGTTCCTTGGCCATCGCGTCGGTGGGGTCGCGCAGCTTGTCGTAGACCAGCGGCAGGGTGGGCACAGCGAGGCGGGTCTGCCCGTACAGCTCGCCCGTTACCTCTCGCACCGCGACGTCCAGGGCCTCTTCCTCCTGCGACTCCAACGTCCGCTTGAGCTGGAGCTCCAGCAGGGCCTTGAGGAGCGTCAGGCGGCGGCGGTGGATTTCCTGCAGACGGCTGCAGAGTTCGGCCGAGTCAGTGATCCGGTCGAGGCCCGCGCCGAGCGGTCCGGCGTCCAGCGGGTTGAGGCGGCCGGGCAGGCCGGGGCCGAGCCGGACCGGCTCGACTCCTAGGTGATGACACAGTCCCGCGTACTCGCCCTTCACGTCGCCCGCGATCAGGGTGCGGTGGCCGAACGCCATCAGCCTGAAGCACAGGGCCTTGATGTGCGCGGACTTCCCCGACCCCGGAATGCCGGTGATCATGACGTTGGGGTTGGTGCACAGCCCTTCACGGACCCAGACCGCCGGATGCGCGGAGAACGCCTGCGTGGTCAGGGTGTTGTGACCGATGTATGCCCCGATCGGCGGCAGCGCCCCGGCGTGCAGGAAGGGGTAGGCACCGGCCGCGTTGCCGGTATCGGCACGCACCACTTCGGTCCGGGGAAGGGACGCGGACCGTCCCGCGTACGGGTGCGCCCATCCCTTGCGCGGGGCGATCCGCATCACCGTGTCGGCGTCTTCGAGACGACGGGCAGCGCGCTGCTCGGCGGCCGTCGGCCCGGCCGGAGCGGGGGCGAGCGTCGTGTTGATGCCGGTGGCTTCGCCGATCCCGGCGGCTTCCAGCAGGGTGTCGTCGCCGGTGCGGCGACGGGTGAGACGGCCCATCAGAATCCCGTCCGTCGGTCCGGCAGCCCCTGACCAAGCGGAAGTGCGCCCGCGGCGAACCCGACGTCCTGGGCGCCCCACATGCGCCGCAGTTCCAGGCCGGCCGCCGCGGCATCGGCCTGCATCTCCGCGCAGGCCGTCTCCAGCTCCTCCAGGTCGGTGACGGTCACCGACAGCACCGCGGTCATCCGCACCACGCCCTGGCCCGACGCGCGGGCCATATCCTGGGTGCGGGCGAGGTTGACCTCGCGGCGCTCGTCCTCGCTCTCGTCCCGGCCGGTCTTGGCCCGCAGGTGCCGGGCCGAGGACCGCTTGCTCTTCTCCTTCGCGAGCTCTTGGCGGGCCCGGCGCGGGCCGAGTGGTTCGTAGACCAGGCTCATCGAGCGCCGAGCGTTGCGCCGGGGGCGCAGCAGCGGCTGCAGGAACGTCGCGTACACCTGGGCCTGCGGCCAGATACGCACCTGATAGGTGACCGTCCAGGCCCCATCGTGGCAGTAGGTGCCCCATCCGGTCTCGGCGGCCGCGGGCCCGGCGAGGGCGGGGTCGACGCCTTCTTCGGTGCCTTCCCATCCCAGGATCTGGGCAGCGGAGTTAGCGTTGGCGAGTGCGACCTGGGCGTCGGGGTCGTACGCGGTGCGCACGGTCTGGGCCAGACCCCGCGGGGAGAGCCATTCGACGACCTGCAGGCTCGCGGTGCTCAGCGCCCCGCCC from Streptomyces sp. NBC_01707 includes the following:
- a CDS encoding type VI secretion protein, giving the protein MGRLTRRRTGDDTLLEAAGIGEATGINTTLAPAPAGPTAAEQRAARRLEDADTVMRIAPRKGWAHPYAGRSASLPRTEVVRADTGNAAGAYPFLHAGALPPIGAYIGHNTLTTQAFSAHPAVWVREGLCTNPNVMITGIPGSGKSAHIKALCFRLMAFGHRTLIAGDVKGEYAGLCHHLGVEPVRLGPGLPGRLNPLDAGPLGAGLDRITDSAELCSRLQEIHRRRLTLLKALLELQLKRTLESQEEEALDVAVREVTGELYGQTRLAVPTLPLVYDKLRDPTDAMAKELRVRDGEVQRTREQMATIRSALGSMVNGHLGGLFDQETSIGLDWEAPIQSVDISALEQYGDETVAMVLSCVSSWAQAAIDRPGQRPWVVVRDELWRQMRSGGAAMVRKIDADLRLSRATGTIQLLATHRLSDFESVGAAGSEAVAIAKDLISSCETRIQLAQDTRPLQITREAIGLTDAECDLIGSWGAAQRGRALWKVGRGGGSHAVQLVLSHIEQKLFETDERMVV